From the Pseudanabaena sp. FACHB-2040 genome, the window GCCCAACTCAGCCTTAGATTCTTCTGGCGTAGCATGATCGACCAGCAAATCAGGAATACCTAGGCGCAACACTGGAACATTCACCTGGGCATCTAACAGCGCTTCAGCTAGGCCGCTGCCAAAGCCGCCCACGATGCACCCTTCTTCTAGCGTCACCACTCGGCCAATTTCCTTGGCTAGGGGCAAAATCAGCTCGGTGTCGAGGGGCTTAGCAAAGCGGGCGTTAACCACCGTCGCCTCAATGCCGTGCTCGCTGAGGATCTCGGCGGTTTGCATAGCCGGATTGACCATAGAGCCATAGCCAACCAGGAGAATGTCTTCGCCCCGGCGCAGTTGCTCTCCCTTGCCGATGGGCAGGGGTTCCCAGCCCTCCTCCATGAGAGGCACGCCGTAGCCGTTGCCTCGGGGGTAGCGCATCGCAATAGGGCCTTGAGTGTAGCCAATGCCGGTGACGACCATGCGCTGCAGCTCAGCCTCATCTTTGGGGGCCATTAACACCATGTTGGGAATGGAGCGTAGGTAGGCAATGTCGTACATGCCTTGGTGGGTAGGGCCATCTGCACCGACGATGCCTGCCCGATCTAGGCAGAAAAAGACGGGGACTTTCTGAATGCAGACGTCGTGAATGATCTGATCAAAGGCCCGCTGTAGGAAGGTGGAGTAAATGGCGACAACAGGACGGATGCCCTCGCAGGCCAAACCAGCGGCTAGGGTGACGGCGTGCTGCTCAGCAATGCCCACGTCAATGTACTGCTTGGGCAGCTTGGCCTGGAGCTTATCAAGCCCAGTTCCGGTGGCCATCGCAGCGGTGATGCCGACAATTTTGGGATTGTCTTCGGCCAGCTTGATCAGAGTTTCGGCAAAGACTTTGGAGTAGCCGGGCGGCTTGGGTTTGGTGGAGGGAACGCCCTTGCCAGTAGCAAGGTTGAAGGGCGATTGGGCGTGGTAGCCAACCTGATCTTTTTCTGCGATCGCATAGCCCTTGCCCTTAGTCGTGGCCACATGCACCAGCACTGGGCCGATGTGTTTGTGGGCCTGCTTAAAGGTGCTGATTAGTTCCTCTAGATTGTGGCCATCCACCGGCCCCATGTAGGTAAAGCCCAGCTCCTCAAATACGGCACCCACTTTGGGCACTGCTAACCGCTTCATGCCTTCCTTGACCCGGCTCAGCTCGGGAGAGAGAGACTCACCGACAAAGGGCAGATGCTTAAACTGCTCCTCTAGGTTGTCTGTCAGGAACTGCATGGGCGGGCTGAGGCGAATCTTGTTCAGATAGCGGGGAATGGCCCCCACATTGGGGGAGATTGACATCTCGTTGTCGTTGAGCACCACGACCAGGTTGGTGTTGGGCAAATGTCCGGCGTGATTGATGGCCTCTAGGGCCATGCCCCCGGTTAAGGCACCGTCACCGATGATGGCGACAACCTTGTAATCATCGCCCTGCAGGTCACGGGCCATTGCCATTCCCAGAGCCGCAGAGATGCTGGTGGAGGCATGGCCAGCCCCGAAGTGATCAAACTTACTCTCGCTGCGCTTGAGGTAGCCCGCCACCCCATCTTTTTGCCGCAGAGTATGAAAATTGCTGTAACGCCCGGTCAACAGCTTGTGAGGATATGCCTGGTGCCCGACGTCCCAAACCACCTTATCTCGGTCTAAATCAAGGGTTTGATAGAGGCCTAGGGTCAGTTCTACGACTCCTAGACCTGGCCCCAGGTGCCCACCGCTAGTAGCGACTGTCTCCAGGTGCTTTTCCCGGATCTGGCGGCCGATTTCCTCCAGCTGACGAATGGATAGACCGTGCAGTTGGTTGGGGTGAGTTAATTCACTCAGGTGCATACTGAATTATCCTCTGAGTCATGCAAATTGGAATTTCCTGCTAACCTTCACTGTAGAAGATTCGCGCAACGAGAAAGGATGCTTTCCAACGGAGTGTGCAAGAATCACTGTAGCGGCTCTTAGATCACCGTTGTTCTCATTAATCAACACCGTGTAACCGGGGTTGATGCTCGTTAATCAAGCGATATAACCTTTAACGTTCTGTTATGGTTCATTCTCGGTTCTCCTCAGTCCCCTTCCAGTGGCCTGCAATACACTTTGCGATCGCAGCTCTGATGGCTGCTCCCCTTTCCTTCGCAGGGCAACGACCAGCGGCTGCTAACGACTATGAATCCTGCGCCCGAGATCTGGTCACGGCAGGCATTGAAGCTGCTATCGCCGCTAACGCCTGCGGCACTACCTTACGTCCTGTAGACGTTTCGACCTGTGTCACAGGAGTGGTGGATGTAGCTGATGTGTCAGCCCTGTCGGCTTTATCTGCCTGCAGCCGCGATCGCCGCCCCCGAGAACTGGCTACCTGTGTCACCAACATCCATACGGCTCTAGCCGTCACCAATTCCTCAGAAGTGCTAAACAACTGCCGTTTAAGCATTTTGCCTGAGCGCTACTCCTCCTGCGTAGTGGGCCTTAGCGATGGGGCGGGTTTGGGGCTGGTAGAGTCTCTCAACCAGTGCATTAGCGCTGGGTATCGGCCTGTCGGACTGGCCCCTACCTTAATTCCAGCCCAATAGCGCCAGCCTCAACCGATATCGGTGACCGTAGAGACCCAATCAACTGTATCTCTGCGGTCACCTAAAGGGCGTGAGGAGCCAACCCCAAGCCTCTCAACGTTTGCCCAAAAAAGCCTAGCGGGAAGCTTTGAGCAATAGGAAAACCCCTGCCACCGATCCCAGCAGCGTAGGCAGCCAGGCAGCCAAGAACGGCGACAAAAATCCGACTTCACCCATCGCATTGGTGATGAAAGACAGCAGGTAGTAGCCGAAGATAATCACAATGCTGACCCCAAAGCTGGTGGCCTTACTGGTGCGCTGGGGCCGGACGCCAATTGAAGCCCCCACCAAGCCGAACACAACACAGACAAAAGGCAGCGCATACTTCTGCTGAATCCGAGTTTCCCAGCGGCGAATGCTGCGTTCATCACCGCTCTTGCGCACCAAATCTAGCTGGCGGGTAGCTTCGGCAATGTTCATCTCGGTGTCATTTTTGGTGCGCGACGCTAAATCTAAGGGCGTGCGCGGCAGCTGCAGTTCCTGGTTGTCAAAGGTAACAATATTGCGAAAAGAGCCGTCGGGCGACACGACGTAAATCGTGCCGTTATAGAAATTCCAGGTGTTTTTGCCAAAATCCCAGGTGGCTGCCTCGGAGCTAACGACCTGATTTAGCCCCTTTTGGGAGAAATCGAGAATGGTCAGGCCATACATCGTTTCGCCATCGAACCTGCGGGCGTAGAACAATCGCTTTAGCTCTTGAGCATCGCTGTTGTCTGAGGCGGGCTGAAACTCCTGGTAGAAAATGTTGCGTTCCTGAAACGGCGGGCGCTCTGAGTTGAGGGCCTGCTCTAGGGTGATCGCGGCCTGGTAGTTGGCGGCTGGGGTAATCAGCTCATTAAAGAGAAAAGTTAGCCCAGTGACCAGCATACTCAGCACTACCGCCGGGGCAATAATGCGCCGCACACTCACGCCGCACCCCCGCAGGGCAATTAGCTCGCTGTCGCTAGATAACCGGCTGTAGGTCATCATGGTCGACAGCAGGGTAGACATAGGGAAGGCCAGAACGATAAACTCCGGCAGCTTCAGAGCGAAGATTTGAATGGCTAGGGTGACGGCAAGACCCGACTCAGTGACTCGCCGGATCAGCTCAAACAGCGCCCCGATGGAAATGCCGATAGACGAAAATGCACCTACCCCAAAGAAAAAGGGCAGCGTGAGTTCCCTGGCGATGTAGCGATCCATCAGGGAAATGCCGGGCAGCCAGGCCCAGCGGCGAAAATCAGGCAGAGGAGGCGTGCTGGTTGCCATCGAAAATCCCTTGCGGACAATAAATAAGCAAGACGAAGCGGCGTAAAAGAAACCAGGCTAAAGCTTGAAGTCTTTGCCCAGGTAGTGCTCTCGCACGAGAGGATTGTTATACAGGTCGTCGGCGTTGCCAGCAGCTAAGATCTGGCCTTCGCTCATGATGTAAGCCCGATCAATGATGCTCAGCGTCTCGCGAACATTGTGGTCTGTGATGAGAATGCCCATGTTGCGATCGCGCAGCTGGCTGACAATCTCTTGAATCTCAGACACGGCAATGGGATCAACTCCGGCAAAGGGCTCATCTAGAAAAAGAAACTTTGGCCCATCAACTCCAGCTGCGATCGCCCTTGCCAATTCTGTTCGCCGCCGCTCCCCTCCCGATACCTGAACCCCCAGGGTCTTGGCAACCTTTTCCAGGCGAAACTCCTTCAGCAAATTTCGCAGTCTGGCATCAAACTCCTCGGCGGGGACTTTGGTTTGCTGCATCACCAGCAAAATATTGTCTTTAACCGACAGATTGCGAAAGATGCTGGGTTCCTGAGCCAAGTAGCCAATACCCAGGCGAGCCCGCTCGTGCATTGGCAAATCGGTAATGTCAATCTGGTCAAGGCAAACCCGCCCCACATCGGGCCGCTCTAGACCAGTCGCAATATAGAACGTAGTCGTCTTGCCTGCCCCATTTGGCCCCAGCAGGCCAACAATCTCTCCTTGGGCTACAGAAAGACTCACCTGGTTGACCACCTGGCGCTTCCCGTAAGTCTTTTGAACAGCTTCTAGGATGATTTTCAAGGGAACGGCTGGAGAATTAATTTAATTCAAAGCTGGATAATTGTATCAAGCTTGTTGTGTAGCATTGTAAACCAGCAGCACAGTAGCCCGCTCTAGACAGCTATCGAGCTGGATTGAGGGGGGCACTGGTATCAGGAGTGGTGGGTCCAACTGGGCTGACCTCCAACGACCGGGGCGGTTCTGGCGCAGGCTGTACCAAAGTGGGCGGAGCGGCAGGTTGGCTAGCGGCAGCTGGGCTGGGTTCTGGCAACACGTAAATAGTTTCGACCTGCTGGTTAGGCTGGGGCAGGGCGACAAAGCGATCCTCATCAATCAGATAGGTGACTGTCTCGGCTCGCAGGCGGTTACCCTCCTGCAACACCACGACATCGCCGCTCAAAACAAGCCGCCGCTCATTACTGAAGTACTGAGCCTGGGCTGATGTGGCATAGATATCCTGAGCCGGATACTCGACTTTGACATTGCCTCTAGCGCTAATCACGCCAGTTGCCGCATTAGCTTCCTGGACATCGGCGCGAAGTGTAATGGCCCCTCCTGTCTGAGCCTGGGCCCGGGGAGGCAACAGAGATACAGCACTGCCCAGCCCCAGCGACAGCAGCATTCCGAGAGACAAGAGAGTGGGGTAATACCGGCGAAAACCACGGGCCATAGGGGAAGACAACTGGCTACTCCGGAGCGTTATTGATGCGGTTTGTATCCTTTGACGATACCAGTTTCAGACAGTTTCATCCACGGCGATATGGACCCCTGAAAAATTGTCACTTTGAAGCTCTTATTAAGTTTTTTAATCAGCTATCTCGGATCTCATCAGACAGTGCATACTTTTGGCATTTTCTATCGGTTAGGTTAAATCGCCAGCTATCCCTAGCTACCAGAACTATCTGTACTAGAGTGATCTGTCAGCGAAATGTGTAGGGGAGGTAGAGTAAGGTCGAATTCTCTAATTTTAATCGGGGTGAGCCCAGGTGTAACGGCATTAGCCATGACCCTGACCTGCTCTGGCCCCAACGTCTGCAGTGCCTCTAACC encodes:
- a CDS encoding LptA/OstA family protein, translated to MARGFRRYYPTLLSLGMLLSLGLGSAVSLLPPRAQAQTGGAITLRADVQEANAATGVISARGNVKVEYPAQDIYATSAQAQYFSNERRLVLSGDVVVLQEGNRLRAETVTYLIDEDRFVALPQPNQQVETIYVLPEPSPAAASQPAAPPTLVQPAPEPPRSLEVSPVGPTTPDTSAPLNPAR
- the lptB gene encoding LPS export ABC transporter ATP-binding protein, whose product is MKIILEAVQKTYGKRQVVNQVSLSVAQGEIVGLLGPNGAGKTTTFYIATGLERPDVGRVCLDQIDITDLPMHERARLGIGYLAQEPSIFRNLSVKDNILLVMQQTKVPAEEFDARLRNLLKEFRLEKVAKTLGVQVSGGERRRTELARAIAAGVDGPKFLFLDEPFAGVDPIAVSEIQEIVSQLRDRNMGILITDHNVRETLSIIDRAYIMSEGQILAAGNADDLYNNPLVREHYLGKDFKL
- the dxs gene encoding 1-deoxy-D-xylulose-5-phosphate synthase, which encodes MHLSELTHPNQLHGLSIRQLEEIGRQIREKHLETVATSGGHLGPGLGVVELTLGLYQTLDLDRDKVVWDVGHQAYPHKLLTGRYSNFHTLRQKDGVAGYLKRSESKFDHFGAGHASTSISAALGMAMARDLQGDDYKVVAIIGDGALTGGMALEAINHAGHLPNTNLVVVLNDNEMSISPNVGAIPRYLNKIRLSPPMQFLTDNLEEQFKHLPFVGESLSPELSRVKEGMKRLAVPKVGAVFEELGFTYMGPVDGHNLEELISTFKQAHKHIGPVLVHVATTKGKGYAIAEKDQVGYHAQSPFNLATGKGVPSTKPKPPGYSKVFAETLIKLAEDNPKIVGITAAMATGTGLDKLQAKLPKQYIDVGIAEQHAVTLAAGLACEGIRPVVAIYSTFLQRAFDQIIHDVCIQKVPVFFCLDRAGIVGADGPTHQGMYDIAYLRSIPNMVLMAPKDEAELQRMVVTGIGYTQGPIAMRYPRGNGYGVPLMEEGWEPLPIGKGEQLRRGEDILLVGYGSMVNPAMQTAEILSEHGIEATVVNARFAKPLDTELILPLAKEIGRVVTLEEGCIVGGFGSGLAEALLDAQVNVPVLRLGIPDLLVDHATPEESKAELGLTPAQMAAKILATFAVEKPVLRV
- a CDS encoding LptF/LptG family permease, translated to MDRYIARELTLPFFFGVGAFSSIGISIGALFELIRRVTESGLAVTLAIQIFALKLPEFIVLAFPMSTLLSTMMTYSRLSSDSELIALRGCGVSVRRIIAPAVVLSMLVTGLTFLFNELITPAANYQAAITLEQALNSERPPFQERNIFYQEFQPASDNSDAQELKRLFYARRFDGETMYGLTILDFSQKGLNQVVSSEAATWDFGKNTWNFYNGTIYVVSPDGSFRNIVTFDNQELQLPRTPLDLASRTKNDTEMNIAEATRQLDLVRKSGDERSIRRWETRIQQKYALPFVCVVFGLVGASIGVRPQRTSKATSFGVSIVIIFGYYLLSFITNAMGEVGFLSPFLAAWLPTLLGSVAGVFLLLKASR